The region AAATCGCCACGGGGTTTGGGTGGTGGTGGCTTCAGCAGATCGGCAACACCATGTTTAGGCTTTCTGGCTTTGTGCAGATTAGCCTCCAGATCGGTTTCATGGGCGAGTTCTTCATAGTCCACCCGCACCAGTGTGGCCGCATACCGCGCCAGTTCGAACGTTTCGGCAACCACCAGCGCTATGGGCTGGCCGCTGTATTTGATCGTTGCATTATGCAGAGGCCGGAATGGTGAACCCGGCGGAGCATCCTGATCTTTATAACTGATATCGAACCAGGCCAGCTTAGGCCGGTTTTCATGCGTGAACACCTGCAAGACACCCTTCAGACCAAGGGCATCGCTCGCGTCGAACGACTTTATTTTGCCTTTGGCAATGGCACTGGAAATGACTACCCCGTAGGCCATATCAGGCACGTTGAACTCGGCCGCGTATTTTGCCTTGCCCGTCACTTTATCGACCCCGTCGACTCGGCTAATAGGTTTTCCGATTGTATTGGTTACTAATGGCGTGCTCATGCAGTTGGTTCGAGTTTAGCGGCCTGGCCTAATGCCCGCACAATAGCGCGTTTTGCCAGTTCGATTTTAAATGCGTTATGTTCATACCCCTGTGCCCCGGCCAGCAGTAATTCGGCTGCTGCCTGAAAGTTTTCTTTGGTGGCGGGTTTTCCGACCAGTGCAGCTTCGGCTTCGGGCTTGCGCCAAGGTTTGTGCGCTACCCCGCCCAGCGCAATTCGGGCAGCGGTGATCGTTCCTCCCTCTATTTCCAGGGCAGCAGCTACCGAAACCAGCGCAAAGGCATACGATGCCCGGTCGCGGAGTTTCAGATACTGAAAGTACTCCGGGAATCCTCTGGCGGGCAGGTCTATGGATGTAATCAGTTCGCCCGGTTCGAGCGTATTGTCGATGTTGGGGGTATCACCAGGCAAGCGGTGAAACTCCGAAAACGGGATGGTTCGCTCGCCATTACTGCCCGTTACCCGAACCTCCGCTTCAAGGGCTGCGAGGGCAACACACATATCAGACGGATGGGTAGCAATGCAGTGGTTGCTGGCCCCCAGAATGGCATGGATTCGATTGTAGCCGTTAAGGGCTGAGCAGCCGGAACCGGGTTCACGCTTGTTGCAGGGCGTGGCGGTATCATAAAAATAGTAGCAACGGGTGCGTTGGAGCAGGTTTCCGCCATCGGTAGCCATGTTCCGCAACTGGGGCGATGCTCCCGCCAGAATGGCCTGGGACAGAAGCGGGTACCGTTGAATAACCTGCTCATTATAGGCCGTATCGGCATTTTTAACCAGTGCGCCCAGGCGAAGTCCACCATCAACGTTATCGGAAATGGTAGTCAGCGGCAGCCGGGTAATGTCGATCAGGTGCGTTGGATGCTCCACATTTTCCTTCATCAGGTCGATGAGGTTGGTGCCGCCGGCAATGAATTTAGCGGTCGGTTCGGATGCCCGTTCGCGCACGGCGGTATCTACGGCGTCCGTTCGGGAGTAAGTGAAGCTGTTCATGCGTTTTTCTGGTTCATAACGTCCTCAATGGCATCCACGATGTTTGTGTAAGCCCCACACCGGCAGATGTTGCCGCTCATCAACTCCTGGATATCGGCTGTCGTTTTCGCTTTGCCTTCGTTCATGAGACCCACTGCCGAGCAAATCTGCCCAGGTGTACAATATCCGCACTGAAACGCGTCGTGTTCAATAAACGCCTTCTGCAACGGGTGCAGTTGATCCGCAGGGCTGTTGTTTTCAAGCTGGGCGATTCCTTCGATGGTCGTAATCTGAGCGTCTTCCTGCATGATAGCGAGTGACAGGCAGGAGTTGATGCGTTTCCCATCTACCAATACGGTGCAGGCACCACATTGCCCATGATCACAGCCTTTTTTGGTGCCAGTCAGGTCCATATACTCCCGCAGGGCATCGAGTAAGGTGGTCCAGGGAGAAATTTGCAGTTCGGTTTCGGTGCCATTGACCGTCAGTTTCACAGCGTGAACGGGAGGCAAAGAGGGAGGCCGCACATCGGGCGGGTAGGATTCCACAGCAGGATTCATAACAGTTAAAGTAAGTCGAGATATACTGTCGAAACTCCTGTATAGGTCGGTTGTTTTGAAATCTAACCAAATGGTAAAATATCCGATAGACTTAATTCCTCTGCTTTTCCGAAACCAGCCCGCCAACAACTCCCCCGCATTCTGGTTGTTTCTACAGGAATCATAGGTATCAGCCGTTCACCCTTGCGGGTGTCGTTTGCCGGTACCGACCAAACCACTCAACGACCATGACCGCCAACACGCTTAAACTCTTTTTTACCAACGCCTGGATCGTTATCAGAGACGCCTTCAATGGGTTCCTGAATGATCGGTGCCTGAAGCTTAGCGCAGCCCTGGCCTATTACACCGTCTTTTCGCTGGCCCCCCTGTTAGTATTGATTATTTCGGTAGTGAGTATTTTTCTGGGCCAGGACGCCATTCAGGGGCAGATTTTCTCTCAGATAAATGGGCTGGTGGGCAACGAGGCCGCCAAACAGATTCAGGACATGATCAAAAGTGTGAGTCTGTCCGGTAAAACCAACACTGCCCTGGCCATTGGCATCATTACGCTGGTGATTGGTGCCACCAGTATTTTTGTGGAAATACAGGATTCCGTCAACATGATCTGGCGGGTGAAAGCGAAGCCCAAACGGGGCTGGCTGAAACTGATTAAAGACCGGCTCCTGTCGTCGTCACTGGTTGTCAGTCTGGGGTTTCTGCTGCTTGTGTCGCTGATCATAAACGGTATTATTCTGGCCATGAGCGACTTTCTATCCCGCTATCTGCCCGGCATTGGCGTTTATCTGGTCAGTGGGTTTAACTTCCTGATCAGCACCGCTGTCGTCAGTGTTTTGTTTGCCATTATTTTCAAAGTGCTGCCCGACGCCAAGATTTCGTGGAGAGATGTGCGGTGGGGTGCCTTTTTCACGGCTTTGCTCTTCATGCTGGGCCGGTATCTGATTGGCCTGTATATCGAAACGACCAGCACCAGCTCGGCCTACGGAGCCGCCGGTTCGCTTATCGTAATCCTGACCTGGATTTATTACACAGCGGCTATTCTGTACTTCGGCGCGGAGTTCACTCAGGCCTATGCCAACCATTTCGGGATAAAAATCGAACCGGCCGACTATGCCGTGTATGTAGAACAGACTGAACGGGAACGGGATGTGGCGGTGATTCCTATCGAAAAGAAGGTAGAAGAAAGCAAAAAATAGCCTCCCTCACCCTTCCAAACTCCTACGAATTTCCGAACCGAAGTCCGACCTGAAAACCAACCCAACCCCAGTGACGACTGTTGCTGAACCCATCCGTTCCGTTAGAGAAAAGCGAAAGGTCGGGCCTTCGGGTGGGTGGGGTCATGTCTTCGCCACTGAAATACCAGTTTACCGATGGCCCGTAGGCTAGGGACAGCCGCCGACTGAGTTTTGTTTCGAAGAGGGTGCTCAGTCGGATTTGATTGTTCCAACTGCCATTTTCGGGCTGGCTGAAATAGAAATGATGCTGGTTCATTCCTTCCAGCGTGAACAGGGTTGACCGCGACAGCACGAAGCCCGTACCCAGCCCGTAGCCTACACTCAGGTCGGCACTCCCCGGCTGTTCAAAATTATAGCCAGCAGAAAAGATATTGTAGAACCGGCGAACGCCCGTTCGGTAGGTCAGGTTGAGTAGATTGATTTCAGTAGCCGCTACTTCGAACCGCCGGTAACCTCCTTTTTGTACATGACTGAACAGGCCAATCGGCACACTGCCTGACGAATCGGCCAGATTGATGAGACCAATCTGGTGCCCACCCTGAACCGACCGCGCCCGGTTAACGATGCCGCTCACCTGCCAGCCCTGTACATCGCCCACCGCCACGTTGGCAAGGCCCGCCAGTTGAAGCCCCCGAACCGATTTTCTGGCCACATTGACCAAACCACCAACTTGCACGATGTTCGTCAGCTCACCCGCGTTGGCATTGAACAGACCGCCTAGTTGAACACCCTGCGCTTGTTTCATATTGACATTAAACAGCCCGCCCGCCTGTACGCCCTCTACGGTACCGCCATCAAGATTAAACAGCCCGCCAAGCTGTACTCCGCTGACGTTGCCACCAACTAGATTTCCCAGACCACCTGCCTGAAAGCCGGTAACATCTGCCCGAACGAGATTAAACAAACCGCCCACCTCGAACGCCCGCACACCAAACGAATACCCAATTAACGCATTTACCGAGATGCGGTTGCTAATGCGTCCGCTTAGGCGGTGATTGGTGCCGATAAAGGGCAGAAACGACACCTGCCAGTCGCGGTAGAGGGTATCACGGGTCATGTTTACATCATGAATGGATTGCTGGGCCGATACAAAAAGCCGGGTAAGCTGTTCACGTCCCTGCTCCAGAATGGATTTAGGCCGCGTTGGTACCGTTGAATCTAATCGGGGAGCGGGCAGGTCAACCGCTACGGCGGCCAGCGTATTCACGGGACGGATCGTATCTTCCGTTACCCGAATGGGTAGCGTTTCCAGCGACAGTCGGGGCGGAATGGGCGTCATTCGGATACTTACCGAATGCGAAAGCCGAGAACGAATCAGAACCGTTTCGCCTACATACGCCTGCTTTCGAACGTCCAGACGAACCGCGGAGAGGTCTGTCGGTAGCCGAAGGCGGTAGTAGCCAAAAGGATTGCTGACGGTAGAGGCCAGGGTCGTTTTCTCAAAAATACTGGCTTGCGCAATTCGTTCACCGGTTTGTTCATCCAGAATGTAGCCGTCGAGCAGAAAGTTTTTCGGGCTTGGTTCAGGGGCGTCATTACGCACCAGAATGACGTAGTTTGCCCGCGATTTGAACGTTACCTGACTTTGAAAGACGCGGTTGAGCACTTCCCGAACCGGTACATTCGTTAGTCGGACCGTAACCAACGCTTTGCCGTCAATGCGGGCGGGGTTATACGAAAACTCGAAACGCCCGGCCCGGCTAATCTCGCGCAGTGCGTTTTCAAGGGGCGCGTTCCGAATGTCGACCGTAATCAGGCGTTCAAGCGGTGGAACGCCCTGGGCTAACACGCAATTTTGGATGAAAATAAACAGCAGTAGAATACAAAGTCGAAGAGAATTCATCAGAAGGTTATTTTTTACCTCATGACAGCTATCAGCCCGTTTACCCCTATTCACTGGCAACCGGCTCCCTCTAAAATCACCTGTTTACCCACGTAACGTACCTGTAATCCAAGGGTTTCGGCAGTCACATTCAGAACGGTTGCCAACGGCATTTTATCGAAACGAGTTGTCAGCAGGCAGTTGCCGAGTTTGGCATTGGCCAGCTGAACATCGGCATTATAGTACTGATTAATGGCCTGAACGACGTCGCGCAGCGGTTCTTTATCGAACACCAGCACACCCGTTTTATAGGCAAACGCGTTTGGTGAAGCCGGTAACCGTCGCATGGTATCGCCCGAAGCCTCAAAAGTGGCTTGTTGGTTTTTCGTCAGTAAAACAGCTTTTCGACCACTCGAAAACCGCACTTTCCCAGTCCGGACGGTCACGCTCACATTCGCATCGTATGCCCGGACAGTAAATGATGTTCCCAAAACTTGAACGACACTCTGGCGGGCGGCAATATGAAATGGTCGGGAAGCATCGGGGGTTACCTCGAAGAATGCCTCACCGGTCAACGTAACATCCCGGCGCTCCTCCGCAAAAGCCGTCGGATACCGCAATGTCGAGTGCCGATTCAGAAAAATATGAGTGCCGTCGGGCAATGTCTTACTGATTGGCTGCTCATTGGCCGTCAGCGCCACCATGCCTTCGGCCGGGTGGTGCTGACCGTAAAACCTGAGCTTGACTATCAGCCAGCCCATACCCGCTATGAGCGTCAGCATGGCCGCCATACGCCATAACGACGTCATGCCAGGCACTCGCCGTTCCGGCTGTAAAACGGGCAGCGGCTTGCTAATCGGGTCCTGCCGTCTGACTGGATTTCGATCCGATACGCGCATTTTTTGCTGAACAGACCGCCAGGCCGCATCAGTATCGACCTCGGTGGAGTCCGGCTGTGCCGCATTCCAGATGTGTTCGAATCGGTCGAAATCGTCGGGGCTGGGCTCTGTAGGGCCGGAGATTCGGGTAGAAAGCCACTGCCTCACCCGCGCCGACTCGGCTGGATCGGTTTCGCCCGCCAGAAACTTGCCCAGCAGGGCGTCGTCTATGGGTTGTTGATCGGCCATTGCTCAGGGTGACTTAGCAGCCACAGGATTAAAACAGGTAAATACTCACTCAGTTCAGTACGTAAAATGCGCAGGGCTTTCCCGATCTGGTTCTCAACGGTTTTAATTGAAATACCCAGCTGATCGGCAATTTCTCCATATTTTAACTCGTCAAAGCGACTTAACGTAAATGCCAGCCGACATTGTTCGGGTAATTTCTGAATAGTTCGCTGCAACCGGTCAGAAAGTTCGTCGCCCAAAAGTGTCTGCATGGGCGACTCAACCAGCGATTCGCCCAGATAACGGCTGTGCTCCCGGTGTTCATCCCGAACGGAAATGTGTTTTATTCGATTCAGGCACCGGTTGTGCACGGCCCGGTACAGATAAGCTTTCAGCGAAATGGTAATATTTAGATTCTCCCGTTTTTCCCAAACGGTCAAAAACATGGCCTGTACTTCCTCTTCGGCCTCGTCGGGGTCGGGCACTAACTGCCGGGCATAGCGGCAAAGGGGTGCATAGTACTGCCGAAAGACAGACTCAAACGCACGCTCATTGCCATTGCTTATGGCCGAAAGGATGTCCTGCTCGTTCGGTAGCACAACGAAAGGCTTTTGGATGATAGGAGGCTGTAAAACTATCATTTTTCGAGGAACACACAGATGGTTGGCCCTAAGACAATTAGCAGACGGTCTACCCCTACGGGAGTTGACACTTTTTTTTCAGTGTAGTCGCGACCATCGGCCCGGCGACCGGCAGTACATGAAAAACACACAACGACATAGGGGTAATCAGGGAATGGGCTGTCTGGAAGGCAAACCAACTCAATCCATCAACGATGACGTTCATGCTGCCAGACCTCCGCCATAAACTTTTACTGTTCCTGCTTCTACCGGCTGTTCTCCACGCCCAATCCTTCACCCAGACCATCAGGGGGACGGTTGTTGACCAGAGTCTGCAGACGCCCCTGCCCGGTACCACCGTTATGCTCCTCACCAGTACACCCCTCAAAGGAACCAGTACCGACGCCAGCGGTCAGTTTCGGCTGACCCAGGTACCTGTGGGGCGGCAATCGCTCCAGATTAGTGTTGTCGGTTATAAAACCGCGACCCTGCAAAATATCACGGTCGATGCGGGTAAAGAACTGGTGCTGAGCATTTCGCTGGAAGAAGCGGTCAGCCAGTTATCGGAAATAACCGTAAAGCCGACGATCGATAAGGATAAACCTCTCAATGAAATGGCTGCCGTATCGGCCCGAACGTTTTCGGTGGAAGAAACGCAGAAATTTGCGGCTGCCGTAAACGACCCGGCCCGAATGGCTACCGCGTATGCCGGGGTTGTGGGTGCCGATGATGGCGGCAACTCGATTGTTATCCGGGGAAATGCTCCCAACGGCTTGTTGTGGCGGATGGAAGGCGTCGAAATTCCGAACCCGAACCATTTTTCGAGCCTGGGAACGGCCGGGGGCGGCATCTCTATTCTCAGTGCGCAGTTGTTGGCCAACTCCGATTTTTTAACGGGCGCTTTTCCCGCCGAATATGGCAATGCCCTGTCGGGTGTGTTTGATCTGAAACTTCGTCGGGGCAATACGGCCAAACGGGAGTATACCCTTCAGGCGGGCGTGCTGGGCGTCGACCTGGCAGCCGAAGGCCCCATTACCAAAGGGTACGGGGGCTCATTTCTGATTAACTACCGGTACTCGACCCTTGGCTTGATTTCCAAACTGGGCATTGATATTGGTACCGGCGACCGGGTATTTCAGGATTTATCCTTCAACGTGTATTTGCCAACCCACAAAGCCGGAGCGTTCACCCTCTTTGGCTTTGGCGGCCTGAGCAGCAGCAAGATCAATGCCCTGACCGATTCGACAAAATGGACTTCCGACTATGATGGCTACAATGAAGACTTTCGGGCGAATACGGGGGCCGTGGGCCTCACACATACCCTGCCCATTGGCCGCAAAGCCCTGTTAAAAACGGTACTGCTGGCCTCCGGCTACGAAAACCGATACCAAAGTTCACGTCTGGAACCCACTTTTGACTATGCTCCTTCGCAACGGAATGATGAATCTTTTTTAACGCAGAAACGAATTCTGTCGACAACCCTGACCTATAAACTCAATCCCCGCCACACCTTCCGAACCGGCCTGATCGGCACGCAGTTACGCTACGACCTGTCGCAAAAATCGTGGGAAGCGGAGCAGCAGCGGCTATTGACCCGTGTTCGGGTAACCGATCATACCAGCACATTACAGGCGTTCGGGCAGTGGAACTACCGATTATCCGAGCAGCTGACGATGAATGCGGGCGTGCATTACCTTTATCTGGCGCTCAATGGCACATCGGCCTTTGAACCACGCGGTTCGGTGCGCTGGGCTTTCGCCACCAATAAGTCGCTTAGCCTGGGATATGGCCTGCACAGTCAGTTACAGAACCCGGCCACCTATTTTGTGGTGCCAGCTGAGTCGCCGGGGAGTACGCCATCATCCAACCGAAATCTTGGTTTCAGCCGCTCCCATCATTATGTGCTGGCGTATGATCAACGGCTCAACGGCCGCTCTGATGCTCCGCCCTTACGACTGAAAGTTGAAACGTATTACCAGCATTTGTTTAACATACCCGTCAGTGCCCGCCAGCGTGACGCCTTCTCGATCATCAACCGGTTCGATGGCTTTACCGACCGGTCGCTCGCTAACAACGGCATTGGCCGGAATTATGGGCTTGAGTTAACGCTGGAACAGTTTCTGATTCAGACAGCCTCGGGCAATAACGTGTATTTTCTGCTATCGTCATCGCTGTATAATTCTGAATACCAGGGCGCAGATGGTATATGGCGCAGCACCCGCTGGAACGGCCGACACGCCCAAAGTTTGCTAATGGGTAAGGAATGGGTATCGGGGGCTAATGTATTTGGGGTGAATCTGAAAATGAGTTACTACGGTGGGTATCGATATACACCCGTTGATATAGCGGAGTCGAAGCGACTAAGCGAAACTGTTTATGTCGATAACCAGTCTTTCACGCAACAGCTTCCCGATTATTTCCGCCCCGATATCCGGCTTAGTTGGAAGAAAAATCGGCCTTCTTCGACCCGTACACTCTCTCTCGATTTGCAGAATGCCGTAAACCGCAGAAACGTTTTTGGTTATTATTACGACCCGGCCAGCGGTCTCGTCAGAACCAGTTATGCCAGCGGTTTGATTCCCGTTCTGAGTTACCGGGTTGTGTTTTAGTTCTTGGTGATTGGTTATTGAGTTATTGACTAACCATCTATTTATCAAACAGTAATACCTTAACTAATAACCGTTAACCAATAACTCAATAACTAATCACCAACCCAAGGGCGTTTTTTTACAACTGCAGTCGTGTTCCCGTTACAAGGCCAGATGAATCGACTGAACGGGTTGTCCATAAAAAATGGTTGCCTGCCGGTCAAAATCCTCGGTGGCATCAGTTGTGAGGAACGTTCGCTGGCCGTGCTTACTGCACTGTGCTTCAATTTCCGGGTGACGAACGAGGTAATCGGCCAGACTATCCGACACGATACCGCCCTGACTTAAAATAGTCGCGCCAGAGGGGGCAAAATGTTTAATTTTTTCCAGTAACAGGGGGTAATGCGTGCAGGCCAGCAACAGCGTGTCAATATCAGGGGATTGGGCCAGGAGCCGGTCGATGTGCTGTTTTACAAAATAGTCTGCGCCTGGGCTGTCGTATTCGCCATTTTCGACCAGCGGTACCCACATCGGGCAAGCCTCCTGAAAAACGCCCAGACCTGGAAAAAACTTCTCGATCTCCACCCGATACGACTCAGATGTCACGGTTCCGCGTGTGGCCAGAACACCCACTTTCCCCGTCTTTGAGTAGGTACCAATCACTTCGGTTGTTGGACGGATCACGCCCAGCACCCGCCGGTCGGGACCATCCAGTCCGGGGTATTGCGCGGGCAAATCCAGTTGCTGAATGTTACGAAGGGCCTTTGCCGAAGCGGTATTGCAGGCCAGAATCACCAGTCGGCAGCCCCGGTCGAAGAGGTGCTGCACGCATTCGAGGGTGTAATGGTAAACAGTATCGAACGAGCGGGTTCCGTAAGGCGTCCGGGCATTATCGCCGAGGTAGATGTAATCGTACTGCGGCAGCTTTTTAACGATTTCACGCAGAACGGTCAGACCGCCATAGCCAGAATCAAAGACACCAATGGGTTGCGAGGGGGTGGGCATTTTAGAATTGACGGTTGTGACACAGACCGGGCCGCCGGAGCGGCTGCACAGAGAAATAACTTGAAGAATCTCTGTGCATCTCCGTTCGCTCTGTGCAGCCGCTCCGGCGGCCCGGTCTGTGAAATAAACTTACCCCAGTAATTCCTTCCCCTGCGCCAGAGCCGCATCCAATCCCGATAGGTCGGTGCCGCCCGCTGTGGCGAAGAAGGGTTGACCACCGCCACCACCTTTGATGTTTTTCGCCAGCTCTTTCACCACCTGACCGGCATTCAGTTTTTTGTCCTGAATGAGTGAATCAGGCAGCATAACCGCTAGTTGGGGTTTGCCGTTGATGTCGGCACCCAGTACAACGGCCAGATTATC is a window of Spirosoma linguale DSM 74 DNA encoding:
- a CDS encoding molybdopterin dehydrogenase FAD-binding protein (PFAM: molybdopterin dehydrogenase FAD-binding; CO dehydrogenase flavoprotein domain protein~KEGG: mno:Mnod_2923 molybdopterin dehydrogenase FAD- binding) yields the protein MNSFTYSRTDAVDTAVRERASEPTAKFIAGGTNLIDLMKENVEHPTHLIDITRLPLTTISDNVDGGLRLGALVKNADTAYNEQVIQRYPLLSQAILAGASPQLRNMATDGGNLLQRTRCYYFYDTATPCNKREPGSGCSALNGYNRIHAILGASNHCIATHPSDMCVALAALEAEVRVTGSNGERTIPFSEFHRLPGDTPNIDNTLEPGELITSIDLPARGFPEYFQYLKLRDRASYAFALVSVAAALEIEGGTITAARIALGGVAHKPWRKPEAEAALVGKPATKENFQAAAELLLAGAQGYEHNAFKIELAKRAIVRALGQAAKLEPTA
- a CDS encoding (2Fe-2S)-binding domain protein (PFAM: [2Fe-2S]-binding domain protein; ferredoxin~KEGG: mrd:Mrad2831_4484 2Fe-2S iron-sulfur cluster binding domain-containing protein) yields the protein MNPAVESYPPDVRPPSLPPVHAVKLTVNGTETELQISPWTTLLDALREYMDLTGTKKGCDHGQCGACTVLVDGKRINSCLSLAIMQEDAQITTIEGIAQLENNSPADQLHPLQKAFIEHDAFQCGYCTPGQICSAVGLMNEGKAKTTADIQELMSGNICRCGAYTNIVDAIEDVMNQKNA
- a CDS encoding ribonuclease BN (TIGRFAM: ribonuclease BN~PFAM: ribonuclease BN~KEGG: har:HEAR3288 putative ribonuclease RNase BN (RBN) transmembrane protein); the protein is MTANTLKLFFTNAWIVIRDAFNGFLNDRCLKLSAALAYYTVFSLAPLLVLIISVVSIFLGQDAIQGQIFSQINGLVGNEAAKQIQDMIKSVSLSGKTNTALAIGIITLVIGATSIFVEIQDSVNMIWRVKAKPKRGWLKLIKDRLLSSSLVVSLGFLLLVSLIINGIILAMSDFLSRYLPGIGVYLVSGFNFLISTAVVSVLFAIIFKVLPDAKISWRDVRWGAFFTALLFMLGRYLIGLYIETTSTSSAYGAAGSLIVILTWIYYTAAILYFGAEFTQAYANHFGIKIEPADYAVYVEQTERERDVAVIPIEKKVEESKK
- a CDS encoding hypothetical protein (KEGG: mxa:MXAN_0823 ICE-like protease), with product MNSLRLCILLLFIFIQNCVLAQGVPPLERLITVDIRNAPLENALREISRAGRFEFSYNPARIDGKALVTVRLTNVPVREVLNRVFQSQVTFKSRANYVILVRNDAPEPSPKNFLLDGYILDEQTGERIAQASIFEKTTLASTVSNPFGYYRLRLPTDLSAVRLDVRKQAYVGETVLIRSRLSHSVSIRMTPIPPRLSLETLPIRVTEDTIRPVNTLAAVAVDLPAPRLDSTVPTRPKSILEQGREQLTRLFVSAQQSIHDVNMTRDTLYRDWQVSFLPFIGTNHRLSGRISNRISVNALIGYSFGVRAFEVGGLFNLVRADVTGFQAGGLGNLVGGNVSGVQLGGLFNLDGGTVEGVQAGGLFNVNMKQAQGVQLGGLFNANAGELTNIVQVGGLVNVARKSVRGLQLAGLANVAVGDVQGWQVSGIVNRARSVQGGHQIGLINLADSSGSVPIGLFSHVQKGGYRRFEVAATEINLLNLTYRTGVRRFYNIFSAGYNFEQPGSADLSVGYGLGTGFVLSRSTLFTLEGMNQHHFYFSQPENGSWNNQIRLSTLFETKLSRRLSLAYGPSVNWYFSGEDMTPPTRRPDLSLFSNGTDGFSNSRHWGWVGFQVGLRFGNS
- a CDS encoding anti-FecI sigma factor, FecR (PFAM: FecR protein~KEGG: mpo:Mpop_4014 anti-FecI sigma factor, FecR); this encodes MADQQPIDDALLGKFLAGETDPAESARVRQWLSTRISGPTEPSPDDFDRFEHIWNAAQPDSTEVDTDAAWRSVQQKMRVSDRNPVRRQDPISKPLPVLQPERRVPGMTSLWRMAAMLTLIAGMGWLIVKLRFYGQHHPAEGMVALTANEQPISKTLPDGTHIFLNRHSTLRYPTAFAEERRDVTLTGEAFFEVTPDASRPFHIAARQSVVQVLGTSFTVRAYDANVSVTVRTGKVRFSSGRKAVLLTKNQQATFEASGDTMRRLPASPNAFAYKTGVLVFDKEPLRDVVQAINQYYNADVQLANAKLGNCLLTTRFDKMPLATVLNVTAETLGLQVRYVGKQVILEGAGCQ
- a CDS encoding RNA polymerase, sigma-24 subunit, ECF subfamily (TIGRFAM: RNA polymerase sigma-70 factor; RNA polymerase sigma factor, sigma-70 family~PFAM: Sigma-70 region 4 type 2; sigma-70 region 2 domain protein~KEGG: psa:PST_1223 RNA polymerase sigma factor AlgU), producing the protein MIVLQPPIIQKPFVVLPNEQDILSAISNGNERAFESVFRQYYAPLCRYARQLVPDPDEAEEEVQAMFLTVWEKRENLNITISLKAYLYRAVHNRCLNRIKHISVRDEHREHSRYLGESLVESPMQTLLGDELSDRLQRTIQKLPEQCRLAFTLSRFDELKYGEIADQLGISIKTVENQIGKALRILRTELSEYLPVLILWLLSHPEQWPINNP
- a CDS encoding TonB-dependent receptor plug (PFAM: TonB-dependent receptor plug~KEGG: afw:Anae109_1980 TonB family protein) codes for the protein MTFMLPDLRHKLLLFLLLPAVLHAQSFTQTIRGTVVDQSLQTPLPGTTVMLLTSTPLKGTSTDASGQFRLTQVPVGRQSLQISVVGYKTATLQNITVDAGKELVLSISLEEAVSQLSEITVKPTIDKDKPLNEMAAVSARTFSVEETQKFAAAVNDPARMATAYAGVVGADDGGNSIVIRGNAPNGLLWRMEGVEIPNPNHFSSLGTAGGGISILSAQLLANSDFLTGAFPAEYGNALSGVFDLKLRRGNTAKREYTLQAGVLGVDLAAEGPITKGYGGSFLINYRYSTLGLISKLGIDIGTGDRVFQDLSFNVYLPTHKAGAFTLFGFGGLSSSKINALTDSTKWTSDYDGYNEDFRANTGAVGLTHTLPIGRKALLKTVLLASGYENRYQSSRLEPTFDYAPSQRNDESFLTQKRILSTTLTYKLNPRHTFRTGLIGTQLRYDLSQKSWEAEQQRLLTRVRVTDHTSTLQAFGQWNYRLSEQLTMNAGVHYLYLALNGTSAFEPRGSVRWAFATNKSLSLGYGLHSQLQNPATYFVVPAESPGSTPSSNRNLGFSRSHHYVLAYDQRLNGRSDAPPLRLKVETYYQHLFNIPVSARQRDAFSIINRFDGFTDRSLANNGIGRNYGLELTLEQFLIQTASGNNVYFLLSSSLYNSEYQGADGIWRSTRWNGRHAQSLLMGKEWVSGANVFGVNLKMSYYGGYRYTPVDIAESKRLSETVYVDNQSFTQQLPDYFRPDIRLSWKKNRPSSTRTLSLDLQNAVNRRNVFGYYYDPASGLVRTSYASGLIPVLSYRVVF
- a CDS encoding glutamate racemase (KEGG: dol:Dole_0538 glutamate racemase~TIGRFAM: glutamate racemase~PFAM: Asp/Glu/hydantoin racemase) is translated as MPTPSQPIGVFDSGYGGLTVLREIVKKLPQYDYIYLGDNARTPYGTRSFDTVYHYTLECVQHLFDRGCRLVILACNTASAKALRNIQQLDLPAQYPGLDGPDRRVLGVIRPTTEVIGTYSKTGKVGVLATRGTVTSESYRVEIEKFFPGLGVFQEACPMWVPLVENGEYDSPGADYFVKQHIDRLLAQSPDIDTLLLACTHYPLLLEKIKHFAPSGATILSQGGIVSDSLADYLVRHPEIEAQCSKHGQRTFLTTDATEDFDRQATIFYGQPVQSIHLAL